The following nucleotide sequence is from bacterium.
GAAGTGTCGGACGGCGATCGTGTCGCGCTCCGGCAAGGCCATCAAGGCCGGGCTGAAGCAGGTCGACAAGTGTCACAAGAGCCGTGACGCGGGTAAGACCACCGCCGACTGCAACGCGGTCGACGGCGCGTCGCTCATGTCGAAGGGCGCGGGCCTGATCGAAAAGCGTTGCGCCGCAACGGAGCCCGTGCGCGGCTTGTTCCGCAACAACGACCCGGTCGGGTCGCTGTCGACGTCCATCGGCACGGCGCTGAGCGAGGGCGCGGGCACCGCGTTGGGGAGCCCGACGCTCGGCGGCGAGAAGGCGCTGGTGAAGTGCCACAAGGCCATCGCGAAGGCGCACACCGCGCTCGTCAAGGCGATGCTCCGCCAGGCGACGGTGTGCCAGAAGGTCGGCGACGTCGGCCAGTGTGCCTTCGGGCCGACGGCGTGTCTCAGCGCCATCCAGCCCGCGTCGGCCGGTGCCGATGCGCGGCGGGCGGCGCTCACGCGGGCGTGCAGCGGCGTCGATCTCGAGCGGATCGGCACCTGCTCGCCGTTCCCGGACTGCGTGATCGATTCCGCGCGCCAGACGGCCGCCCTGCTCGCGGAGTCGCTCTACAGCACGCCGATCGTGTGCGGCGACGGCGTGGTGCAGGGCTCGGAGCAGTGCGACGACGGCAACGACATCGACGACGACGGCTGCACCAACGCGTGCACCGTCTCCGCGTGCGGCGACGGCGTGGTGCAGGCGCCCGAGGAGTGCGACGACGCCGACCTGTCGAACACGAACGCCTGCGTCGAGGGCTGCAAG
It contains:
- a CDS encoding DUF4215 domain-containing protein, producing MRNVIAIVALVASVGLVVPTSSDAKVSKECKASKKCRTAIVSRSGKAIKAGLKQVDKCHKSRDAGKTTADCNAVDGASLMSKGAGLIEKRCAATEPVRGLFRNNDPVGSLSTSIGTALSEGAGTALGSPTLGGEKALVKCHKAIAKAHTALVKAMLRQATVCQKVGDVGQCAFGPTACLSAIQPASAGADARRAALTRACSGVDLERIGTCSPFPDCVIDSARQTAALLAESLYSTPIVCGDGVVQGSEQCDDGNDIDDDGCTNACTVSACGDGVVQAPEECDDADLSNTNACVEGCKLATCGDGFVHEGVEECDDGNDDPSDGCDACKVAAVSCDPAVGYRITVSVAYDPAERDLNAITFDLGYPVGVSIPGKAQEPSVQARITILSGNEGDLIAIGNDKDVNSDGTDDLLTVGLLSFADTPEIKGDGIPPGDQVEVRFDCAEGANFAGSDFTCAVTSANDINGSEVPAACSVRVSAN